From Leptodactylus fuscus isolate aLepFus1 chromosome 11, aLepFus1.hap2, whole genome shotgun sequence, one genomic window encodes:
- the LOC142184394 gene encoding C5a anaphylatoxin chemotactic receptor 1-like, which produces MEFLDDYEIYYDLNFTLPTIMSPKDEYGHNLVSHWIAVCLYILVFILGVPGNGFVVWITGFEMKRSVNTTWFLNLAVADLLCCLSLPVGIMEIVLGYWPLGLVACKIIPAIFLINMYASILLLTMISIDRCALVMKPVWCQNHRTLGKAYMACAVTWILAILLNSPGLIFRTIWEDNGKAFCVLHYGLVKHHRQMVQNIIAFCHLLIGFVIPFLVIIFCYTMLIHRVKLRFTQNTKTTKVSIVVIVGFFVCWFPYHVLKAIWAMNENTSSLYMSVEKVQDIFIALAFVNSCINPIIYVLIGQGFKRKFKNSVKVILKNVLQDEMTPSDDSNKTSLTSKNTETSI; this is translated from the coding sequence ATGGAGTTCTTGGATGACTATGAAATCTACTATGACCTAAACTTTACATTACCCACCATAATGAGTCCAAAAGATGAGTATGGTCACAATTTGGTCTCTCATTGGATCGCCGTATGCCTGTACATCCTTGTCTTCATACTTGGAGTGCCGGGGAATGGATTTGTGGTGTGGATAACAGGCTTTGAAATGAAACGCTCGGTCAACACCACATGGTTCCTAAATCTGGCAGTGGCCGATCTTCTGTGCTGTCTGTCTCTGCCAGTGGGTATCATGGAAATAGTCCTGGGATATTGGCCCCTGGGCCTCGTCGCCTGCAAGATTATTCCAGccatttttttaatcaatatGTACGCCAGCATCCTCCTCCTGACTATGATCAGCATTGATCGTTGCGCCTTAGTAATGAAACCTGTATGGTGTCAGAACCACAGAACCTTGGGAAAGGCGTATATGGCATGTGCAGTGACATGGATCCTGGCGATCTTATTGAATAGCCCAGGTCTTATTTTTCGGACCATTTGGGAAGACAATGGAAAAGCATTTTGTGTACTTCACTATGGTTTGGTTAAACATCACAGACAGATGGTGCAAAACATCATTGCCTTTTGTCACCTGCTGATTGGTTTTGTCATCCCGTTTTTGGTTATCATTTTCTGCTACACTATGCTGATACATAGGGTAAAGTTACGATTTACACAAAACACCAAGACCACGAAAGTATCTATTGTTGTCATCGTAGGCTTTTTTGTGTGTTGGTTTCCTTACCATGTGTTGAAAGCCATCTGGGCTATGAATGAAAATACTTCATCACTGTATATGTCTGTAGAAAAAGTTCAAGACATTTTTATCGCCCTGGCCTTCGTCAACAGTTGTATCAATCCCATCATTTATGTGCTAATTGGTCAAGGCTTCAAAAGGAAATTTAAGAATTCAGTCAAGGTCATTCTAAAGAACGTCTTACAAGATGAGATGACTCCCTCTGATGACTCCAATAAGACAAGTCTAACATCAAAGAACACAGAGACTTCCATATAG
- the LOC142185494 gene encoding C5a anaphylatoxin chemotactic receptor 1-like gives MAMELVEDYDIDYDYGLNFTLPTRPKEEHGHNLVSHWIAVCLYILVFILGVPGNGFVVWITGFDMKRSVNTIWFLNLAVADLLCCLSLPVGIMEIVLGYWPLGLVACKIIPAIFLINMYASILLLTMISIDRCALVMKPVWCQNHRTLGKAYMACAVTWILAILLSSPGLIFRTIQEDNGKTLCVLHYGLISHRRQMVQSIIAFCHLLIGFVIPFLVIIFCYTMLIHRVKLRFTQNTKTMKVSIVVIVGFFVCWFPYHVLKAIRAMNENTSSLYMSVEKVQDIFIALAFVNSCINPIIYVLIGQGFKRKFKNSIKVILKNVLQDEMTPSDDSNKTSLPSESKNTETSI, from the coding sequence ATGGCCATGGAGCTCGTGGAGGACTATGACATCGACTATGACTATGGCCTAAACTTTACATTACCCACCAGACCAAAAGAAGAGCATGGTCACAATTTGGTCTCTCATTGGATCGCCGTATGCCTGTACATCCTTGTCTTCATACTTGGAGTACCAGGGAATGGATTTGTGGTGTGGATAACAGGCTTCGACATGAAACGCTCGGTGAACACCATATGGTTCCTAAATCTGGCCGTGGCCGATCTTCTGTGCTGTCTGTCTCTGCCAGTGGGTATCATGGAAATAGTCCTGGGATATTGGCCCCTGGGCCTCGTCGCCTGCAAGATTATTCCAGccatttttttaatcaatatGTACGCCAGCATCCTCCTCCTGACTATGATCAGCATTGATCGTTGCGCCTTAGTAATGAAGCCTGTATGGTGTCAGAACCACAGAACCTTGGGAAAGGCGTATATGGCATGTGCAGTGACATGGATCCTGGCGATCTTATTGAGTAGCCCAGGCcttatttttcggaccattcaGGAAGACAATGGAAAAACACTTTGTGTACTTCACTATGGTTTGATTTCACATCGCAGACAGATGGTGCAAAGCATCATTGCCTTTTGTCATCTGCTCATTGGTTTTGTCATCCCGTTTTTGGTTATCATTTTCTGCTACACTATGCTGATACATAGGGTAAAGTTACGATTTACACAAAACACCAAGACCATGAAAGTATCTATAGTTGTCATCGTAGGCTTTTTTGTGTGTTGGTTTCCTTACCATGTGTTGAAAGCCATCCGGGCTATGAATGAAAATACTTCATCACTGTATATGTCTGTAGAAAAAGTTCAAGACATTTTTATCGCCCTGGCCTTCGTCAACAGTTGTATCAATCCCATAATTTATGTGCTAATTGGTCAAGGCTTCAAAAGGAAATTTAAGAATTCAATCAAGGTCATTCTAAAGAACGTCTTACAAGATGAGATGACTCCCTCTGATGACTCCAATAAGACAAGTCTACCATCCGAGTCAAAGAACACGGAGACTTCCATATAG